A genome region from Solanum pennellii chromosome 12, SPENNV200 includes the following:
- the LOC107005236 gene encoding putative protein TPRXL: MARQVIVVALLFVAFVGLVSGATSPSSSPSSSPSSSPHSSPSSSQSSSSSSSPSSAPAASPKNKSNGSAPTHSPKSSPSPSPKGSSPSSSPTSDSSSSAEEEEVSSPPSPPTDSTITSDSAPTSAEAPTASTATTLKVSSIILVSAVAGFFF, from the coding sequence atggcaCGTCAAGTAATTGTTGTTGCTCTTCTCTTTGTTGCCTTTGTTGGTTTGGTTTCCGGTGCCACATCACCAAGCAGCTCACCATCTTCATCACCATCTTCCTCGCCACATTCATCTCCATCATCATcccaatcatcatcatcatcatcatctccATCATCAGCCCCCGCAGCTTCACCTAAAAATAAGAGCAATGGAAGTGCACCAACTCACTCACCcaaatcatcaccatcaccatcacctaAGGGAAGCTCACCGTCATCATCTCCTACCTCAGATTCGTCAAGCTCAGCTGAAGAAGAGGAAGTCTCATCACCTCCTTCTCCTCCAACAGACTCTACCATCACAAGTGACTCAGCTCCCACATCAGCTGAGGCACCCACTGCTAGCACTGCCACTACATTGAAGGTTTCATCCATCATTCTTGTTTCAGCTGTTGCTggattcttcttctaa